Proteins from a single region of Helicoverpa armigera isolate CAAS_96S chromosome 21, ASM3070526v1, whole genome shotgun sequence:
- the LOC126056440 gene encoding 4-hydroxybutyrate coenzyme A transferase-like: MSVCKVVPHVTSRNFGRISAALSSAKLNRSYFTYTQSLSQPLDRVPERLTAKEAFEKWLKSGMTIYAQGAAATPVPLLDAMTEVGAAKNLKDIKVVHMHTEKEAKYVAPEYKDIFRSVSLFMAANVRKSVAEGRSDAIPIFLQDIPKLFHRKIIKPDIALIQVSPPDQHGYCSLGTSVDCVRAALVNSPIIVAQINVNMPRTFGDAIIHMSHIDTAVEDNTPLPEHGGKPASPEETKIGQLIGQNLVENGATLQMGIGSIPDAVLSALKDHKDLGIHSEMFSVGVIDLVKRGCITNNEKKFHRGRMVGSFLVGNRALYDFVDNNPFVEMLEIDYVNNTHIVSLQPKMTAINSCIEVDLTGQVCADSIGTRMFSGFGGQVDFIRGAAESVDGRGKPIIALVSVTKKGESKIVPTLKVGAGVVTSRAHVNYVVTEQGIADLFGKTLRQRAYELIKISHPDHREALEKAAFERLKCMPAP, translated from the exons ATGTCCGTGTGCAAAGTGGTGCCGCATGTAACGAGCCGGAATTTCGGTAGAATAAGTGCCGCGCTGAGTAGTGCAAAGTTGAACAGAAGTTATTTCACATACACCCAGTCATTGTCTCAGCCCCTAGACCGGGTGCCGGAACGTTTGACTGCCAAAGAAGCCTTCGAAAAATGGTTGAAATCAG GAATGACGATCTACGCGCAAGGCGCGGCTGCCACCCCGGTGCCTCTACTCGACGCCATGACAGAAGTCGGCGCGGCCAAGAATCTGAAAGACATCAAAGTCGTCCATATGCACACTGAGAAGGAGGCCAAATATGTTGCTCCTGAATATAAGGATATCTTCAG GTCGGTGTCACTATTCATGGCTGCAAATGTCCGCAAGTCGGTAGCCGAAGGTCGATCAGATGCCATCCCTATCTTCCTGCAGGACATCCCCAAGCTGTTCCACAGGAAGATCATCAAGCCTGACATCGCTTTAATTCAG GTATCTCCCCCCGACCAGCACGGGTACTGTAGTTTGGGAACATCAGTCGACTGCGTCAGAGCTGCTCTAGTCAACAGCCCAATTATTGTCG CTCAAATAAACGTCAACATGCCCCGTACATTCGGCGACGCGATCATCCACATGTCTCACATTGACACGGCTGTGGAAGACAATACTCCGCTCCCTGAACACGGAGGCAAGCCCGCCAGTCCTGAGGAGACCAAGATCGGACAGCTCATCGGACAGAACCTGGTGGAAAATGGCGCTACGCTGCAGATGG GTATCGGCAGTATTCCTGACGCTGTGCTGTCAGCTCTGAAGGATCACAAGGACCTGGGTATCCACTCCGAGATGTTCAGCGTCGGGGTCATCGACCTCGTCAAGCGGGGATGTATTACTAATAACGA GAAGAAGTTCCACAGAGGACGCATGGTGGGCAGTTTCCTCGTCGGCAACAGGGCATTATATGACTTTGTCGACAACAACCCTTTCGTTG AAATGTTGGAGATAGACTACGTGAACAACACTCACATCGTCTCTCTACAACCCAAGATGACAGCCATTAACTCGTGCATCGAAGTTGACCTCACGGGACAAGTGTGTGCCGACTCTATTG GTACTCGCATGTTCTCCGGTTTCGGCGGTCAGGTGGACTTCATCCGCGGCGCCGCTGAGTCAGTGGACGGTCGCGGCAAGCCCATCATCGCGCTGGTCTCCGTCACCAAGAAGGGAGAGTCCAAGATCGTTCCTACGCTTAAAGTTG GAGCGGGAGTAGTAACAAGTCGTGCCCACGTGAACTACGTAGTCACTGAACAAGGCATAGCAGATCTCTTCGGCAAGACTCTAAGGCAACGCGCATACGAACTGATCAAGATATCACACCCCGACCACAGAGAAGCGTTGGAAAAGGCCGCATTTGAACGCCTTAAATGCATGCCTGCAccttag
- the LOC126056313 gene encoding V-type proton ATPase subunit B, whose translation MAKTLSASQAAKEHVLAVSRDFISQPRLIYKTVSGVNGPLVILDDVKFPKFSEIVQLRLADGTLRSGQVLEVSGTKAVVQVFEGTSGIDAKNTLCEFTGDILRTPVSEDMLGRVFNGSGKPIDKGPPILAEDFLDIQGQPINPWSRIYPEEMIQTGISAIDVMNSIARGQKIPIFSAAGLPHNEIAAQICRQAGLVKIPGKSVLDDHEDNFAIVFAAMGVNMETARFFKQDFEENGSMENVCLFLNLANDPTIERIITPRLALTAAEFLAYQCEKHVLVILTDMSSYAEALREVSAAREEVPGRRGFPGYMYTDLATIYERAGRVEGRNGSITQIPILTMPNDDITHPIPDLTGYITEGQIYVDRQLHNRQIYPPVNVLPSLSRLMKSAIGEGMTRKDHSDVSNQLYACYAIGKDVQAMKAVVGEEALTPDDLLYLEFLTKFEKNFISQGNYENRTVFESLDIGWQLLRIFPKEMLKRIPASILAEFYPRDSRH comes from the exons atggCAAAAACCCTCTCGGCTTCCCAGGCAGCCAAGGAGCATGTCTTGGCTGTGTCCAGAGACTTCATATCCCAGCCCCGTCTGA TCTACAAGACGGTGTCGGGTGTGAACGGACCGCTGGTCATCTTGGACGACGTGAAGTTCCCTAAGTTCTCTGAGATTGTACAGCTCAGACTCGCTGATGGCACCCTCCGCTCCGGTCAG GTGCTGGAAGTCAGCGGCACCAAGGCCGTTGTCCAGGTGTTCGAGGGCACATCAGGTATCGACGCCAAAAACACTCTGTGTGAGTTCACCGGCGATATCCTGCGTACTCCCGTCTCTGAAGACATGTTGG GCCGTGTATTCAACGGTTCCGGCAAGCCCATCGACAAGGGTCCCCCGATCTTGGCCGAGGACTTCTTGGACATCCAGGGTCAGCCCATCAACCCCTGGTCCCGTATCTACCCTGAGGAGATGATCCAGACTG GTATCTCCGCTATCGACGTGATGAACTCCATCGCCCGTGGTCAGAAGATCCCTATCTTCTCGGCCGCTGGTCTGCCTCACAACGAAATTGCCGCCCAGATCTGTAGACAGGCCGGTCTTGTCAAG ATCCCCGGCAAGTCAGTCCTAGATGACCATGAGGACAACTTCGCCATCGTGTTCGCGGCTATGGGTGTGAACATGGAAACCGCCCGGTTCTTCAAACAGGACTTCGAAGAAAACGGCTCCATGGAGAATGTGTGCCTATTCTTGAACTTGGCCAACGATCCTACTATTGAGAGAATTATTACCCCGCGTTTGGCTCTGACTGCTGCCGAGTTCTTGGCTTACCAGTGCGAG AAACACGTGCTGGTCATCTTGACTGACATGTCTTCGTACGCCGAGGCTCTGCGTGAGGTGTCCGCCGCCCGTGAGGAGGTACCCGGACGACGTGGTTTCCCAG GTTACATGTACACGGATTTGGCCACCATCTACGAGCGCGCTGGACGTGTGGAGGGCAGGAACGGCTCTATCACGCAGATCCCCATTCTTACTATGCCTAACGACGACATCACCCATCCCATTCCTGACTTGACGGGTTATATTACTGAGGGACAG ATCTACGTAGACCGTCAGCTGCACAACAGACAGATCTACCCGCCAGTGAACGTGCTGCCTTCCCTGTCGCGTCTGATGAAGTCTGCCATCGGCGAGGGCATGACCCGCAAGGACCACTCTGACGTCTCCAACCAGCTG TACGCTTGCTACGCCATCGGTAAGGACGTGCAGGCGATGAAGGCCGTGGTGGGCGAGGAGGCGCTGACGCCTGATGACCTGCTCTACCTCGAGTTCTTGACCAAGTTCGAGAAGAACTTCATCTCCCAG GGTAACTACGAGAACCGCACAGTGTTCGAGTCCCTGGACATCGGCTGGCAGCTGCTGCGTATCTTCCCCAAGGAGATGCTCAAGCGTATCCCCGCCTCCATCCTCGCGGAGTTCTACCCGCGCGACTCCCGTCACTAA